Proteins from a genomic interval of Nautilia sp. PV-1:
- a CDS encoding DNA polymerase III subunit delta', which translates to MSKIIITDDFEKAVEEIKPDEIVIVNELKVEDIAKIRDFAYIASRNKKTILIAAEKYSSVSQNALLKLLEEPPKNIEFILLAKSKYALLDTIKSRLVMEKRIYNTVLDSDIDISTITNDKILEILKSDLDVSEIKALIYKIIKEKNLNEEQMEILGNAIKMLELNIDKQAVISLIMLSIKERF; encoded by the coding sequence TTGAGCAAAATTATCATAACGGATGATTTTGAAAAAGCAGTAGAAGAGATAAAGCCTGACGAAATTGTAATAGTAAATGAACTGAAAGTTGAAGACATAGCTAAAATAAGGGATTTTGCTTATATTGCCAGCAGAAATAAAAAAACTATTTTAATTGCGGCTGAAAAATATTCTTCCGTATCTCAAAACGCACTTCTTAAACTTCTTGAAGAACCTCCTAAAAATATAGAATTTATACTGCTGGCAAAGTCGAAATACGCCCTTTTAGATACGATAAAATCCCGTCTTGTAATGGAAAAAAGAATTTATAACACCGTATTAGATTCAGATATAGATATTTCAACGATAACTAACGATAAAATTTTGGAAATTTTAAAAAGCGATTTGGATGTGTCTGAAATTAAAGCTTTAATTTATAAAATAATAAAAGAAAAAAATCTAAACGAAGAGCAGATGGAAATACTAGGCAATGCGATAAAAATGCTTGAATTGAATATTGACAAACAGGCGGTTATATCATTGATAATGCTCAGTATCAAGGAGAGGTTTTGA
- a CDS encoding lipopolysaccharide assembly protein LapB, protein MKKVRLAFGLVLLLLITGCSVKQPPVGKKVIPDEDNYIIKALFYENNNKVDQAVKIYKFLYEKTDKPVYYEKMIEDLFYLKKYQKVIALSDKYLKKSFDKKIFMYKIFALLELKKVNEAKKELLTKLNKKDDFFYKMMAFIYLKEHKYAQAAKYLKSLYAMTHDKQTLLQLVDILIKLKKYNEALAYLRTHLDMYGCEYDICLRLAIIYKQTYDYSNLATIYEKMGKFDRKYLMFALRIYLDNGNYKKALQLINKNNLGDEYKLIVYETAKNYKKAAFYAMKLYEKTAKLPYLLKYCTYSYEANPTKATAKKIIPKLKYLLKFYPSAYLYNFLGYIMIDNNINVKEGLKYVQKALELHPDNEEYIDSLAWGYYKLGKCKEALEIIQNVHLKDKEILKHKILIKKCVKAENDIRKNYKSNKKRSFKKKK, encoded by the coding sequence ATGAAAAAGGTCAGATTAGCGTTCGGATTAGTTTTACTGCTGCTGATTACGGGCTGCAGCGTAAAACAGCCGCCGGTAGGTAAAAAAGTTATTCCCGATGAAGACAACTATATTATAAAAGCTTTATTCTATGAAAATAACAATAAAGTGGACCAGGCGGTAAAAATATATAAATTTTTATATGAAAAGACAGACAAGCCGGTATATTATGAAAAAATGATAGAAGATCTCTTTTATCTGAAAAAATATCAAAAGGTTATCGCTTTAAGCGACAAATATCTGAAAAAAAGTTTTGATAAGAAAATTTTTATGTATAAAATTTTTGCTCTGCTTGAATTGAAAAAAGTAAATGAAGCCAAAAAAGAGCTGTTGACGAAACTTAATAAAAAAGACGATTTCTTTTATAAAATGATGGCGTTTATTTATTTAAAAGAGCATAAATACGCACAAGCTGCCAAGTATTTAAAATCCCTGTACGCCATGACACATGATAAACAGACGCTTTTACAGCTAGTCGATATTCTTATAAAACTTAAAAAATACAATGAGGCCTTGGCATATTTAAGAACTCATCTTGATATGTACGGATGCGAATATGACATATGTTTAAGACTTGCAATTATTTACAAACAGACTTACGATTATTCAAATCTTGCGACAATATATGAAAAAATGGGCAAATTTGACAGAAAATATCTTATGTTTGCTCTTAGAATATATCTTGATAACGGAAATTACAAAAAAGCTCTGCAGCTTATAAACAAAAACAATTTAGGCGACGAATACAAACTGATCGTATATGAAACAGCGAAAAATTACAAAAAAGCCGCTTTTTACGCAATGAAACTGTATGAAAAAACGGCAAAGCTTCCTTATCTGTTAAAATACTGCACTTATTCATATGAGGCAAATCCTACAAAAGCGACGGCTAAAAAAATTATTCCTAAACTGAAATATTTGCTTAAATTTTATCCGAGCGCGTATTTGTACAATTTCTTGGGATATATCATGATTGATAATAATATAAATGTGAAAGAAGGTCTGAAATATGTTCAAAAAGCGCTTGAGCTTCACCCTGACAACGAAGAATATATAGATTCTCTGGCATGGGGTTATTATAAACTGGGAAAATGCAAAGAAGCGCTTGAAATTATTCAAAACGTGCACTTAAAAGATAAAGAAATATTAAAACATAAAATTCTTATTAAAAAATGTGTAAAGGCTGAGAATGATATTAGAAAAAATTATAAATCAAACAAAAAAAGATCTTTTAAAAAGAAAAAATAA
- the hemW gene encoding radical SAM family heme chaperone HemW has protein sequence MENLRSEKEKEFNNSQFSTLYSTLLYIHIPFCDSKCNYCAFNSYTNINHLKKEYFSALKTQFLHEISSDTQFKTMFIGGGTPSTMDAGFYERLFGLISPYLKNVEEITIECNPNTSYEWLRDIKNLGVNRISFGVQSFDEEKLKFLNRNHSPSQALKAIQNAKKAGFENINLDLIYSTALDTKELLTKDLNTAFSLPVTHLSAYSLTIEENTKWEGDFSKRKYDEELEIWFINKIKEKFRQYEISNFGTPCKHNLGYWEGKEYFGIGAGAVGFKKWRMENGEWRIFRYYTQNNVHEYLKDPTKYQYEYLTDNDIKKEKVFLGLRSIIGFDEDILNPQEKKRAGILVKENKLLKKEKRIYSYDFLLADALTNYILD, from the coding sequence ATGGAAAATTTAAGAAGTGAAAAAGAAAAAGAATTTAATAATTCTCAATTCTCAACTCTCTATTCTACATTATTATACATTCACATCCCCTTTTGCGACAGCAAATGCAACTACTGCGCCTTTAATTCATACACAAATATAAATCATTTAAAAAAAGAATATTTCAGTGCATTAAAAACCCAGTTTTTACATGAGATATCTTCGGACACACAGTTTAAAACAATGTTTATCGGAGGCGGAACACCTTCAACGATGGATGCAGGATTTTATGAGAGGCTTTTCGGGCTTATTTCCCCGTATTTGAAAAATGTCGAAGAGATTACAATAGAATGCAATCCCAACACATCATACGAATGGCTGAGAGATATCAAAAACCTGGGAGTAAACAGAATAAGTTTCGGAGTACAAAGCTTCGACGAAGAAAAATTAAAATTTTTAAACAGAAACCATTCTCCCTCTCAAGCCTTAAAAGCAATTCAAAACGCAAAAAAAGCAGGCTTTGAGAACATTAATCTCGATTTGATCTACTCAACGGCGCTGGATACAAAAGAATTGCTTACAAAAGATCTGAATACCGCCTTTAGCTTGCCTGTCACACATTTAAGCGCATACTCTTTGACTATTGAAGAAAACACCAAATGGGAAGGGGATTTTTCAAAACGCAAATACGATGAAGAGCTTGAAATATGGTTTATAAATAAAATAAAAGAAAAATTCCGCCAGTATGAAATATCAAACTTCGGAACCCCATGCAAACACAATCTAGGATACTGGGAAGGAAAAGAATATTTTGGAATCGGCGCGGGGGCCGTGGGATTTAAGAAATGGAGAATGGAAAATGGAGAATGGAGAATTTTTAGGTATTATACGCAAAACAATGTGCATGAATATCTGAAAGATCCGACAAAATACCAATATGAATATTTAACCGATAATGATATAAAAAAAGAAAAAGTATTTTTGGGACTGCGCTCAATAATCGGTTTTGATGAAGATATTTTAAATCCGCAAGAGAAAAAAAGAGCCGGGATTTTAGTAAAAGAAAACAAACTTTTAAAAAAAGAAAAAAGAATTTATTCTTACGATTTTTTACTGGCCGATGCTTTAACTAACTATATTCTGGACTAA
- the mog gene encoding molybdopterin adenylyltransferase gives MLKIAIITMSDRASAGIYEDKSGKEIENFLKENITNEFETVYKLIPDDYETIVKTLKEAVEEKCSLILTTGGTGPAPRDVTPEATKEVLEKELPGFGELMRMHSLKYVPTSILARGTAGVVKNSFILNLPGSPKAIRENLEAVWPAIPYAIDLIGGDYIESPTAFRPKKK, from the coding sequence ATGTTAAAAATCGCAATCATTACAATGAGCGACAGGGCAAGTGCCGGAATATATGAAGATAAAAGCGGAAAAGAAATTGAAAACTTTTTAAAAGAAAACATAACAAACGAATTCGAAACAGTTTATAAACTTATACCCGACGATTATGAAACGATTGTAAAAACATTAAAAGAAGCGGTAGAAGAGAAATGTTCATTAATTCTTACAACCGGAGGCACCGGCCCCGCACCAAGAGACGTAACTCCGGAAGCGACCAAAGAAGTTTTAGAAAAAGAGCTTCCGGGTTTCGGAGAGCTTATGAGAATGCATTCTTTAAAATATGTTCCGACTTCCATACTCGCAAGAGGTACGGCGGGAGTTGTTAAAAACAGCTTTATTTTAAACCTTCCGGGTTCTCCCAAAGCAATAAGAGAAAACCTTGAAGCCGTATGGCCCGCAATTCCTTACGCAATAGACCTGATCGGCGGAGATTATATAGAAAGTCCGACAGCTTTTAGGCCTAAGAAAAAATGA
- a CDS encoding HobA family DNA replication regulator, giving the protein MDINHYTLKLIRDKNIKWMEEKRLEWVPLVSDFISNVIEGKSVLLITDYKRKWFSDYLINKINNFQDFKPSFIPIYDLQKLVPQLEHARTDEHYEMIEDMLSISFNDNYIFWYIGVETPKLRFARNKPDSFFWIMDMDLHKNFFLKSLDENLDKKLLDLADILNETLKAAIFGEVEV; this is encoded by the coding sequence ATGGATATAAATCATTACACCTTAAAGCTTATAAGAGATAAAAACATCAAATGGATGGAAGAAAAGAGGCTTGAGTGGGTGCCTCTTGTTTCCGATTTTATTTCAAACGTAATTGAGGGTAAAAGTGTACTTTTAATAACGGATTATAAGCGCAAATGGTTTAGTGATTATCTCATTAACAAAATTAATAATTTTCAGGATTTCAAACCGTCGTTTATTCCTATTTACGATCTTCAAAAGCTGGTTCCTCAGCTCGAACACGCCAGGACGGACGAGCATTACGAAATGATTGAAGATATGCTCTCTATCAGTTTTAACGACAATTATATTTTCTGGTATATAGGTGTTGAAACGCCGAAACTCAGATTTGCAAGAAACAAACCGGATTCGTTTTTCTGGATTATGGATATGGATCTGCATAAAAATTTCTTTTTAAAATCTCTTGACGAAAATCTTGATAAAAAGCTGCTTGATCTGGCCGATATACTGAATGAAACACTAAAAGCCGCTATTTTCGGAGAGGTTGAAGTTTGA
- a CDS encoding RNA pyrophosphohydrolase, translating into MKKYRPNVAAVVLSSKYPEKVEILIAKRNDVDAWQFPQGGIDEGESEREALLRELKEEIGTDEVEILAEMPEWQKYDFPKRIAKKMYPFDGQKQKYFLVKLKPNAKINLDTEIPEFEDYKFVNVNEVFDYVKSFKRPVYKIVLDYFKKQGLL; encoded by the coding sequence TTGAAAAAATATAGGCCAAATGTCGCTGCTGTTGTTCTTTCTTCAAAATATCCCGAAAAAGTGGAAATTTTAATAGCCAAAAGAAATGATGTTGATGCGTGGCAGTTTCCTCAGGGGGGAATAGACGAGGGAGAGAGCGAAAGAGAAGCGTTGTTAAGAGAACTTAAAGAAGAAATAGGTACAGACGAGGTTGAAATTTTGGCTGAAATGCCTGAATGGCAAAAATATGATTTTCCTAAAAGAATAGCTAAAAAAATGTATCCGTTTGACGGACAGAAACAGAAATATTTTCTTGTTAAATTAAAACCGAATGCAAAAATAAACCTTGATACGGAAATACCGGAGTTTGAAGATTATAAATTTGTAAACGTAAACGAAGTGTTTGATTATGTGAAATCATTCAAAAGGCCTGTATATAAGATCGTACTTGATTATTTTAAAAAGCAGGGGCTATTATAA
- the trpC gene encoding indole-3-glycerol phosphate synthase TrpC — MILEKIINQTKKDLLKRKNKEDFNKYLSLKRDFRDVKKALKSTSDNPYRIIAEVKKASPSKGVIRKDFSPVEIAKEYAEVADAMSILTEPHFFQGSLEYLKAINEFSTIPLLRKDFIIDEFQIAEAYAAGADFILLIAKALKTEELKKLFDFAKNKGLEVLFEIHDEEDLQKALDVGADIIGFNHRNLKTFEMDMDLSKKLIPLLPEGVIVVAESGINDFETVKKLSKNGVDAYLVGEHFMRQDNIKEAVLKLKGKI; from the coding sequence ATGATATTAGAAAAAATTATAAATCAAACAAAAAAAGATCTTTTAAAAAGAAAAAATAAAGAAGATTTTAATAAGTATCTTTCATTAAAAAGAGATTTTAGAGATGTTAAAAAAGCTTTAAAATCCACTTCGGACAATCCTTATAGAATTATTGCCGAGGTTAAAAAGGCCAGTCCTTCAAAAGGCGTTATAAGAAAAGATTTTTCTCCTGTGGAAATAGCAAAAGAATATGCTGAGGTGGCAGATGCGATGAGTATACTTACCGAACCTCATTTTTTTCAGGGCAGTTTGGAGTATTTAAAAGCAATTAATGAATTTTCTACAATTCCACTTTTAAGAAAAGATTTTATAATAGACGAATTTCAGATAGCCGAAGCATACGCGGCGGGGGCCGATTTTATTTTGCTTATAGCAAAAGCGCTTAAAACGGAAGAATTAAAAAAACTGTTTGATTTTGCAAAAAATAAGGGACTTGAAGTTTTATTTGAAATTCATGACGAAGAGGATTTGCAAAAAGCTCTGGATGTTGGGGCCGACATTATAGGATTTAATCACAGAAACTTAAAAACATTTGAAATGGATATGGATTTAAGCAAAAAGCTTATACCTTTGCTTCCGGAAGGTGTTATCGTAGTGGCTGAAAGCGGAATAAACGATTTTGAAACGGTAAAAAAACTTTCAAAAAACGGTGTGGACGCATATCTTGTCGGAGAGCATTTTATGAGACAGGACAACATAAAAGAAGCTGTTTTAAAACTTAAAGGAAAGATTTAA
- the folP gene encoding dihydropteroate synthase — protein MKIYKLNRDTDLGNLLKKIGVDKPGIEIMKKKKCENLFFIKDISCGAANILKQDALSIGAELAVPMGVPNCKSDKFDAVLMCNKKQLEILAKKELAQPFKLKELAKKLKEFINLPSFPVKIMGVVNANDDSFFEGSRFQGTQAVKQIERMIQKGAEIIDIGGVSSRPGSVYPGVEEELKRVKPIIDEIYKSKLYEKAVFSIDTFEADVLEYALERGFKIANDITGLESDKYAKVTAKYDAAVVIMHKKGVPANMQDNPYYENVILEVDEFFTERIEKAKSFGIKDIILDVGIGFGKRLEDNLALIKHMEHFLHFGYELLIGASRKSMIDMIMQKEGVSTVPADRLPGTLIIHTEAVRNGASIVRCHDVKEHFQALKVFEAIRGFDV, from the coding sequence TTGAAAATATATAAATTAAACAGAGATACCGATCTGGGAAATTTATTAAAAAAAATAGGCGTAGATAAACCCGGAATAGAAATTATGAAAAAGAAAAAATGCGAAAATCTTTTTTTTATCAAAGACATAAGCTGCGGAGCCGCTAATATTTTAAAACAGGATGCTTTAAGCATTGGGGCGGAGCTAGCGGTTCCTATGGGTGTGCCTAATTGTAAAAGCGATAAATTTGACGCTGTTTTGATGTGTAATAAAAAACAGCTGGAAATCCTTGCTAAAAAAGAGCTTGCACAGCCTTTTAAATTAAAAGAACTTGCCAAAAAATTAAAAGAGTTTATTAATCTTCCGAGTTTTCCGGTAAAAATTATGGGTGTGGTAAACGCAAACGACGATTCTTTTTTTGAAGGCAGCAGATTTCAGGGTACGCAGGCCGTAAAACAGATTGAGAGAATGATTCAAAAAGGTGCTGAAATTATAGATATCGGAGGTGTCTCAAGCAGACCCGGAAGCGTATATCCGGGTGTAGAAGAAGAATTAAAAAGAGTAAAACCGATAATCGATGAAATATATAAATCAAAACTGTATGAAAAAGCGGTTTTCAGCATTGATACTTTTGAAGCGGATGTTTTGGAATATGCGCTTGAAAGAGGATTTAAAATAGCAAACGATATAACCGGACTTGAAAGTGACAAATATGCAAAAGTAACGGCTAAATATGATGCAGCAGTGGTAATTATGCATAAAAAAGGTGTTCCGGCCAATATGCAGGACAATCCCTATTATGAAAACGTTATTTTGGAAGTTGACGAATTTTTCACTGAAAGAATTGAAAAAGCAAAAAGTTTTGGAATAAAAGATATTATACTTGATGTCGGAATAGGGTTTGGTAAAAGGCTTGAAGACAACCTGGCTTTGATTAAACATATGGAACATTTCCTTCATTTCGGGTACGAACTTTTAATAGGTGCCAGCAGAAAGAGTATGATTGATATGATTATGCAAAAAGAGGGCGTTTCTACCGTTCCGGCCGATAGACTTCCGGGAACGCTGATTATTCATACAGAAGCTGTCAGAAACGGTGCCAGCATAGTCAGATGCCATGATGTGAAAGAGCATTTTCAGGCTTTAAAAGTATTTGAAGCAATTAGGGGTTTTGATGTATAG
- a CDS encoding pyridoxine 5'-phosphate synthase: MKLGINIDHIATLRNARKINEPDPLMALHILKEAGADQVTIHLREDRRHITDFDAKRICENSFLPVNMECSINPEIIDIICTLKPHRATLVPEKREEVTTEGGLDVIKFEKEIKNAIDKLHANDIEVSLFIDPDFEQIKKSAETGAEMIELHTGKYANMHLALNTNINHTPFNVFENMDRKTLKKELELELKLLKDATILGNELELEVAAGHGLNYQNVKPITDIKGIVELNIGHSIIANSVFLGLKQAIIQMRELINE, from the coding sequence ATGAAACTCGGAATCAATATCGACCATATCGCCACTCTCAGAAACGCCCGCAAAATTAACGAACCCGATCCTTTAATGGCTCTGCACATTTTAAAAGAAGCAGGAGCAGACCAGGTAACTATCCATTTAAGGGAAGACAGAAGACACATTACCGATTTTGACGCCAAAAGAATATGCGAAAACAGCTTCCTGCCGGTAAATATGGAATGTTCTATCAATCCCGAAATCATAGACATTATCTGCACTTTAAAACCGCACCGCGCCACACTCGTGCCTGAAAAAAGAGAAGAAGTTACAACCGAAGGCGGACTTGACGTAATTAAATTCGAAAAAGAAATTAAAAACGCAATCGATAAATTACATGCAAACGATATTGAAGTATCGCTGTTTATAGATCCGGATTTTGAACAGATAAAAAAATCAGCCGAAACCGGTGCTGAAATGATAGAACTTCATACGGGCAAATACGCAAACATGCATTTGGCGTTAAATACCAACATAAACCACACCCCTTTTAATGTTTTTGAAAATATGGATAGAAAAACACTGAAAAAAGAGCTTGAACTTGAATTAAAACTGCTTAAAGACGCAACAATACTCGGAAACGAACTTGAGCTTGAAGTAGCGGCGGGACACGGGCTTAATTACCAAAACGTAAAACCGATAACTGATATAAAAGGGATCGTTGAACTTAATATAGGTCACAGTATCATTGCAAATTCCGTATTCTTAGGACTTAAACAGGCAATTATTCAAATGAGGGAATTAATTAATGAATAA
- the rpiB gene encoding ribose 5-phosphate isomerase B — MKYYIGTDHAGFEIKPFVIEYLEKKGIEVEDLGTYSTESVDYPDFAHKVAEAVLANPGTMGILICGSGIGMSLAANKHKGIRAALCHDYYTAAMARRHNNANVLCFGARIVGLGVVESILDAWLENEFEGGRHERRVKKIDI, encoded by the coding sequence ATGAAGTATTATATCGGAACCGACCATGCCGGATTTGAAATTAAGCCTTTTGTAATAGAATATTTGGAAAAAAAAGGTATAGAGGTAGAAGATTTAGGAACATATTCTACCGAAAGCGTGGATTATCCGGATTTTGCTCATAAAGTAGCCGAAGCTGTTTTGGCTAATCCCGGAACAATGGGGATTTTAATCTGCGGAAGCGGAATTGGAATGAGTCTTGCTGCAAACAAACATAAAGGTATAAGAGCGGCTCTTTGCCATGATTATTATACAGCTGCAATGGCCAGAAGACATAATAATGCAAACGTTTTATGTTTCGGTGCAAGAATTGTAGGACTCGGAGTAGTAGAGTCTATTCTTGACGCATGGCTTGAAAACGAGTTTGAAGGCGGAAGACACGAGAGGAGGGTCAAAAAAATTGATATTTAA
- a CDS encoding flagellar basal body L-ring protein FlgH, whose product MKKYLFLAGLIAFVFSGCASHPMDPTINMKPPKYVEQMPSMDSDIPRNDPGSLFTNSDNLFSDTKAMKVNDIVTIVITEEIKQSTQASKKLSEANTDNGGLFDAGLSGSVNIGGKEYRVGKTGLSLNLPSMNSNRSFQGSGSQQRNESFETTITARIVKVLKNGNYFIVGHREIYVDGQKQIIAISGVIRPEDIAADNTIDSKYIADAKIEYKTEGDIKRYTEQGWFAKFWSAIAPW is encoded by the coding sequence ATGAAAAAATATCTGTTTTTAGCCGGATTGATCGCATTCGTTTTTTCAGGGTGCGCTTCACATCCTATGGACCCGACGATTAATATGAAACCTCCTAAGTATGTAGAACAGATGCCGAGTATGGACAGTGATATTCCAAGAAACGATCCGGGTTCTCTTTTTACCAACAGCGACAATCTTTTTTCTGATACAAAAGCTATGAAAGTAAACGATATAGTTACGATTGTTATTACTGAAGAGATCAAACAGTCTACTCAGGCAAGTAAAAAACTCAGCGAAGCAAACACCGATAACGGCGGACTTTTTGATGCGGGACTTAGCGGCAGCGTTAATATAGGAGGTAAAGAATACAGAGTCGGAAAGACGGGGCTTAGTCTTAACTTGCCGTCTATGAATTCAAACAGATCTTTTCAGGGAAGCGGTTCTCAGCAGAGAAACGAAAGTTTTGAAACAACTATTACGGCAAGAATCGTTAAGGTGTTAAAAAACGGTAATTATTTTATAGTGGGTCACAGAGAAATATACGTTGACGGTCAAAAACAGATAATAGCGATAAGCGGCGTTATAAGACCTGAAGATATAGCGGCGGACAATACTATAGATTCCAAATATATTGCCGATGCAAAAATAGAATATAAAACCGAAGGCGATATTAAAAGATATACCGAACAGGGATGGTTTGCTAAATTCTGGAGCGCTATAGCTCCTTGGTAG
- a CDS encoding DUF4282 domain-containing protein, with translation MNIKDFFFFNRFITPTAITVIYWLMLLGVFIGGIAEMFGGYYGFTFQSFVSGLLIIVIGAITIRIYLEIIMVIFKINSNLETIAKNSVKKTTDKEGEE, from the coding sequence ATGAATATCAAAGACTTTTTTTTCTTTAACAGATTTATAACGCCTACGGCGATTACAGTTATTTACTGGCTTATGCTTTTAGGTGTTTTTATCGGCGGTATAGCTGAAATGTTTGGGGGTTACTACGGTTTTACATTCCAAAGTTTTGTAAGCGGACTGCTTATTATCGTTATAGGAGCAATTACTATAAGAATATATCTTGAAATTATCATGGTAATATTCAAAATCAACTCAAATCTTGAAACTATTGCAAAAAACTCTGTTAAAAAAACTACGGACAAAGAAGGTGAGGAATAA
- a CDS encoding ThiF family adenylyltransferase, with protein MYRRQIEVLGENNQLLLAQKKVLIVGCGGLGNIIATTLGCIGLEKIYLVDYDEIEIHNIHRQFQFTKDDVGKKKADVLAERIGRCGTEVEVIHGYFDENMDLSVDIVFDATDNFEVRKKIDLFSKKRNIPWIYASVEEWHGQVGVFKTTSFEIFATKEHNVKGQLPPMVNLIGSLSSMLGLKTLIDQQDEILYYIDFRENLEIKKFKF; from the coding sequence ATGTATAGAAGACAGATAGAAGTACTCGGAGAAAACAATCAGCTTTTACTTGCTCAAAAAAAAGTACTTATTGTAGGATGCGGAGGACTCGGAAACATTATCGCTACAACGCTCGGATGTATAGGACTTGAAAAGATATATCTCGTAGATTATGATGAAATCGAAATTCATAATATTCACAGACAGTTTCAGTTTACAAAAGACGATGTAGGAAAGAAAAAAGCTGATGTCCTTGCCGAAAGAATCGGCAGATGCGGCACCGAAGTGGAAGTTATACACGGATATTTTGATGAAAATATGGATTTGAGCGTTGATATTGTATTTGACGCAACTGATAATTTCGAAGTCAGGAAAAAAATAGATCTTTTTTCTAAAAAAAGAAATATTCCCTGGATATATGCAAGTGTGGAAGAGTGGCACGGACAGGTAGGTGTGTTTAAAACCACTTCTTTTGAAATTTTCGCTACAAAAGAGCATAATGTAAAAGGACAGCTTCCTCCGATGGTTAACCTAATCGGATCATTATCTTCAATGCTCGGACTAAAAACACTTATAGATCAACAGGATGAAATATTATATTATATTGATTTCAGGGAAAATTTGGAGATTAAGAAGTTTAAGTTTTAA
- a CDS encoding aspartate kinase has protein sequence MLVVQKFGGTSVGDLDRIQNVANIVKKYADEGNQVVVVVSAMAGETNKLLDFANHFSKTPPQREVDLLVSSGERVTSALLSIALQAMGRDAIALTGRQAGIKTTSDHTKARIMDIDPSKMQKHLEEGKIVIIAGFQGINENGDVTTLGRGGSDLTAVAIAGALNADKCEIYTDVDGIYTTDPRIEPKAKKIDMITYDEMLELASLGAKVMQSRSVELAKKLNVDIEVKSSFKPEIKGTLITKETPDMEKVLVSGIALDKNQARVSIFGVEDRPGISAEIFGKLANKNINVDMIVQNVGKDNKANLTFTVPQTELELTKEVLKEYENKSESIEYDDSIAKVSVVGVGMKSHSGVAATAFKTLADENINILMISTSEIKISMIIDEKYGELAVRALHSAYQLDK, from the coding sequence ATGTTAGTAGTTCAGAAGTTTGGCGGTACAAGTGTCGGTGATTTAGACAGAATACAAAATGTTGCAAATATAGTAAAAAAATATGCTGACGAAGGAAACCAGGTAGTTGTAGTCGTTTCCGCAATGGCGGGAGAAACTAATAAATTATTGGATTTTGCCAATCATTTCAGCAAAACTCCTCCCCAAAGAGAAGTAGACCTTCTGGTCAGCAGCGGTGAGAGAGTTACAAGCGCTCTTTTAAGTATTGCCCTTCAAGCGATGGGAAGAGACGCAATCGCTTTAACCGGAAGACAGGCGGGGATTAAAACAACAAGCGATCATACAAAAGCCAGAATTATGGATATTGATCCGAGCAAAATGCAAAAACACCTTGAAGAAGGTAAAATAGTAATAATTGCCGGTTTTCAGGGTATTAACGAAAACGGCGACGTTACCACACTCGGAAGAGGCGGAAGCGATTTGACGGCTGTTGCTATCGCCGGAGCGCTCAATGCGGATAAATGTGAAATATATACCGATGTTGACGGAATATACACTACCGATCCTAGAATAGAGCCTAAAGCAAAAAAAATAGACATGATTACATATGATGAAATGCTTGAGCTTGCTTCTTTAGGAGCGAAAGTAATGCAAAGCAGATCCGTTGAGCTTGCTAAAAAACTTAATGTGGATATAGAAGTTAAATCATCATTTAAACCGGAAATAAAAGGAACATTAATTACAAAGGAGACACCTGATATGGAGAAAGTTTTAGTTAGCGGTATAGCCCTTGATAAAAACCAGGCGAGAGTCAGTATTTTCGGAGTTGAAGACAGACCGGGAATAAGTGCGGAAATTTTCGGAAAACTTGCGAATAAAAACATCAACGTCGATATGATAGTCCAAAACGTAGGAAAAGACAATAAAGCCAACCTTACTTTCACAGTACCTCAGACAGAACTTGAACTGACAAAAGAAGTTCTTAAAGAATACGAAAATAAATCAGAATCAATCGAATATGACGATTCTATTGCCAAAGTCAGCGTTGTAGGAGTAGGTATGAAATCACACAGCGGCGTTGCGGCTACGGCATTTAAAACATTGGCAGATGAAAATATAAATATACTTATGATCAGTACAAGCGAAATTAAAATTTCAATGATTATAGATGAAAAATACGGAGAATTGGCAGTCAGAGCGCTGCATTCAGCCTATCAACTGGATAAATAA